From the genome of Hyalangium gracile, one region includes:
- a CDS encoding YfiR family protein produces the protein MMSPLPGRAVALLLVVLGFSRAALAADDLAPGKQAALLLRVLPYDRAFSRRATNTVKIAVVYRGGNLESETYAIDMATALRDLARTTAIRNLPVQVISIAYSSQEEFAAAMARQPLAALYVCPGLVDVLESITGTTRQSRILSFSGREREVRERLSVGLLRKGARPALIVNLRSSLAEGADLQPELLALSEVIR, from the coding sequence ATGATGTCCCCACTTCCAGGCCGTGCTGTCGCGCTCCTGCTGGTCGTGCTGGGCTTCAGCCGGGCGGCCCTCGCCGCGGATGACCTCGCGCCTGGCAAGCAGGCCGCGCTCCTGCTCCGCGTGCTCCCCTACGATCGCGCCTTCTCGCGCCGTGCGACGAACACCGTCAAGATTGCCGTCGTCTATCGGGGGGGAAACCTCGAATCTGAGACGTATGCGATCGACATGGCCACGGCGCTTCGGGATCTCGCGCGGACCACCGCGATCCGAAACCTGCCCGTGCAGGTCATCAGCATCGCGTACTCGAGCCAGGAGGAGTTCGCGGCGGCCATGGCGCGGCAGCCGCTGGCCGCGCTCTACGTCTGTCCCGGGCTCGTGGACGTGCTGGAGTCCATCACGGGCACCACGCGGCAATCCAGGATCCTGTCCTTCTCGGGGCGGGAGCGAGAGGTACGTGAGCGCCTCAGCGTCGGTCTCCTCCGGAAGGGGGCGAGGCCCGCGCTCATCGTCAACCTTCGCTCCTCCCTGGCCGAGGGCGCGGATCTCCAGCCCGAGCTGCTGGCCCTCAGCGAGGTCATTCGCTGA